Within Cellulophaga sp. L1A9, the genomic segment CTACGCGTATTAAGGGTTTATAGTAGTAAAAGCCAAGAATGAAAACGATATGTTTTTGTTCTTGGCTTTTTTCATTTTAGCACTTTATAGATGGTTTATCTCTAATATGTTAAATGTTTGAAAAGTAGAATTATGTTTTATTCTTTTTTTTATGCGACTGACAAACTTCTCATTATATTTGTATCATGTTAACGACACATTTTTTATTTATAAGTGGTGGGGAGATATTCTTCATACTTTTTATAGTGGTGATGGTATTTGGAGCAGATAAAATTCCAGATATTGCCCGTGGTTTGGGTAAAGGGATGCGTCAATTGAAAGATGCTACTGAAGATATTAAACAAGAAATTCAGAAAAGCGCTGATAAGCAAGGCATCAATACCGACTTCACTAAAGACATAAAAAACCAAATAGATAAAGTTAAGGAGAACATTAACGACGTTACGGGTACCATTAAGAGAAAGTAACTATGTTCGATAAATTGTTAACCTGGGATAGGGAAACTTTTATTTATTTAAATAGTCTGGGCATTGAAGAATACGACCAATTTTGGAGTATTGCCACAAATATCTCTACTTGGATTCCACTTTATGTGCTATTCCTCTTTCTTGTGATGTACAAGAGAAGCAAAGAAGAAAAAATTAAAAAAATACTTACCGCTGTTTTAATGTTACTTTTTGTTTTACTTCTTACGGGAGTAACAAAAGAATTAGTTGGGAGAATACGCCCAAGTTCAGATGCTGAAATAAATACCTTAATTCGTATTATAAAAGGTTCTAATGGCTTTAGTTTCTTTTCAGGGCATTCTGCTTATTCCTTTGCATTAACCACAATTGTAGTGCTCTTTATTAAAGATATTTTTAAGTGGAGCTGGGTATTTTATATATGGCCTATATTTTTGGCGTTTAGCCGTATTTATGTAGGAGTGCATTATCCTGTAGATTTAATAACAGGTGCCATCGTAGGTATACTTTCTGGGGATTTATTTTACGGAATTTATTTAAAATTTATAGCACCCTACTCAAGGTCAAACCATCACGAATAGGTAATAATACCGTTTCAACTCTAGGATCTTCTTTTAATTTTTTATTATAATCTAATAATATTTTAGTCACTTTGTCTTTAGGATTCAGGGGTTCTACCACTTTTCCAGACCACAAGACATTATCAGATAATATAACACTTCCAGGTTTTGTTTTTTTAAGGACGGCCTCAAAATAATAATCATAGCTTGCTTTTTCGGCATCAATAAAAATTAAATCAAAGGTTTCGTTTAATTCTGGAATAATCTCAAGCGCATCGCCAGTGTGTTGAATAATCTGATTTCCAAATCCGCTTTTGTCAAAATATTTACGCTGCATATCTACCAGTTCTTCATTGACATCAATGGTATGTAGTGTACCATTTTTTTGTAATCCTTCAGCCAAACAAATAGCAGAATAGCCCGTGTAGGTGCCAATTTCTAAAATAGTTTTAGGGTGGATGATTTTGGAGAGTAAACTCAAAGCTCTTCCTTGAAAATGACCCGTAATCATTCTGGGCTGAATGACTCTTAAATGTGTCTCTTTTGTGAGCTCTTGTAAAACCTCGGGTTCTTGTTGAGAATTGTCAGCAATATAATTTTCAAGTAAAGGAGATAAGAAATGCATGTAAAAACTTTTCACAAAAGTAGATATTAATAGTATCTTGAAAAAAACTATTTTTAGATGAAGGATATAACGATTCGTGATGCTGTAGAAAAAGATTTACCTGTTCTGCTAGCGTTTGAACAAGGTATTGTTAGTGCAGAAAGACCCTTTGATCCCACCTTGGCCGAAGATCCTATTAGCTATTATAATATTGAGAAATTAATGACAGACAGTGCTAGTAAAGTGGTGGTGGCTTGTGTTGGAGAAAAAATAGCGGGTAGTGGTTTTGCAACGATATTGCCAGCAAAAAACTATTTGGCGCATGAAGAATACGTTAACCTGCATTTTATGTATACAGATCCAGAGTATAGAGGTAAAGGTGTAAATGCATTAATCATGAATACCTTAAAAGAATGGGCACATCGTAAGGACATCAAAGAAATTAGATTAACAGTGTATCAAGATAATATACCTGCGATTAAGGCGTATGAGAAAGTAGGGTTTAAAAAACATATCATAGAAATGAGATTAGTTTAAGTACCACAATTCTTACAGGGGATAACAAATACAATTGGAAGTCGTAATTTTGAAAAAAAAAAGCTGTTTATGAAATTTGAAAATTCTTTGGAGTTCGCTCAAAAATTAGACCAAGTAGATCCGTTAAAAAAATATAGAGAGGAGTTTCATTTTCCTAAAGTTGATGGTAAGCCTGTAATCTATTTTACGGGAAATTCTTTGGGTTTGCAACCAAAAAGAACTCAGAAAATTGTAGATGAGGTCATGACAGATTGGGCGCAATTAGCAGTAGAAGGACATTTTTACGCAGAAAAGCCTTGGTGGGATTACCACGAGCGCTTGGCGGCACCTTTAGCTAAAGTGGTAGGAGCAAAGACAGCAGAGGTTTCGGTGATGAATACGCTTACCGTAAACTTACATTTGCTAATGGTTTCATTTTATAGGCCTACGCAAAAAAGATTTAAAATTATTTGTGAGGAGAAAGCTTTTCCTTCAGATCAATATATGCTTACTAGTCAGGTGAAATTTCATGGATTTGACCCTAAAGATGCCATAGTTGAGGTAAAGAAACGCGAGGGGGAACATCATTGGCGTACCGAAGATGTTATTGCTAAAATTAATGAAGTAGGAGATGCGTTAGCCTTAGTGTTAATCGGAGGCGTAAATTATTATAACGGTCAGGTTTTTGACATGGAAAATATTACCAAAGCAGGTAAAGCTGCTGGTGCTTTTGTGGGCTGGGATTTGGCGCATGGGGCAGGGAATGTTGAATTGAAATTAAACGAATGGAATGCTGATTTTGCAGCATGGTGTAGTTATAAATACATGAATAGTGGGCCAGGAAACGCTTCTGGAGTTTATATTAATGAAAAACATTTAAACAACCCTGATATTCCGCGTTTTGAAGGTTGGTGGGGCACAAAGAAAGAAACTCGTTTTTTAATGAAACCTGAGTTTGAGCCTATGGAAAATGCAGATGCATGGCAAATAAGTAATGCGCCTATTTTAGCTATAGCTCCTTACTTAGCCTCTTTAACTATGTTTGAGGAAGTAGGGATGCCTGCTTTACTTAAAAAGAGAGATACCATTGTCGCTTATCTTGAATATATATTACACGAAATAGATGCTGAGGTTTCTAGTAGTTTTGAAATAATAACTCCTGAAGATCGCGGATGCCAATTATCTGTTCTTCTTCATGGACAAGGAAAGTCTTTGTTTAATTATTTGATGAAAAATGGAGTAATCACAGATTGGAGAGAACCCAATGTAATCCGTTTAGCTCCGGCGCCATTTTACTGTTCTTATGAAGACATGTATCGTTTTGGGCAGTTATTAAAAAAAGGAATTTTGGCTTTAGAAAAAGAAAATTCTTAACGCTAATGCTAGAGTAACCACCAAATGAAATCACTTAAGCTAATTTTGTTTAATCCGCGTTACTTTGCACCTGCATGGTCATTTGCGACCTTAAATATTTTGTTTGGTACTTGGGCTACTTATATTCCAGAAATTAAAGAAGATATTGGTTTGGATAAAGCAAGCTTAGGTTTTGCTATTTTTTTCCTGTCTCTAGGTAATTTTACAATTTTTCCGGTAGCATCAAGATTAATTAATAAGATTGGGGTTGGTAAGTCTGTATGGTATGGTTTACTATTAATTTGTCTGTCTTCAATTTTACCATTTATAGCCCTTAATTATTATACGTTAATAGCGGGACTTTATTTTTATGGTGCTGCCAATGGCTTTCTGGATATTTCTATGAATACCTTGGTTACTGAAATAGAAAAAGAAGACGATCAAAACTTTATGTCCGCCGCACACGGTTTTTTTAGTTTAGGGGGCGTCATTGCGGGAATCGGTAGTTTTCTAATAGTGATTGTAGATAACAGGATGCTACATATCTGTGGTGTAGCGGCACTATTAGTAGTGACAAGTGCGCTATTACGTAAAAATTATATTCATATCATATCGCCGCCAATTGAAAAAGAAGCTTTTAAAATAAAGAATTTTAAACCACTGTTTCTCCTAGGGGTTATTTCATTTGTGATTATGGGAAGTGAAGGGGCTATTATTGATTGGAGCGGAATTTATCTTCAAGAAATTAATTTGGCACCAGAAAAATACATAGGATTAGGGTTTTTGGCTTTTTCTGTAATGATGACTTTAGGTAGGTTTCTGGCAGATGGTATCAGTGCAAAGATTGGATCAATTAAGATTGTTATTCTGGGCACTTTGCTGGCCATTGGAGGTTTTTTTTTAGTACTCTCAGGAATTCTTGTGGTAACCATTCTTGGTTTTGCATTAATAGGCTTAGGTTTTTCTGCAATTATTCCAGAGCTTTTTAGAATAGGAGGTAAGGTAAAAGGCGTAGCATCTTCTCAGGGAATTGCATTTATTGCAGGAACTGGGGTGTCTGGATTCTTATTAGGTCCTGTTGTTTTGGGTTTCTTGGCAGAATCTTATTCCTTACGGATTAGCTTTATGCTTTTGCTGGTCTGTTCTATAACTGTCTTAGCAGCGTCTTTATTATTAAAACAAAAAAGGGGCGCATAAAGGGTGTCGCTTTCGTATTTTTTCCTGCAGTGTATCAGTAGGTTCAAAATTTATAAGAAAACTTCCTCTATATATTCCATTTTAGTGAAAATTAGCTACTTGCAAAGAATTCAAAATTTTTAGGAAATGATTTTTTGTAAAATTCATTGTATCAATTATTTAGCACGTGTTTTAGTTTTTATTTGTGTGGTTTTAAGTGTTAAAGTTATTTTCTAAATCGTGTAGTTCATCGAAAATATGAGCTGTTCATCGCTATTTTTTTAGTTCTGGTCGTACATAGTCTTGAGTTTTAGCCCCAAAACTTATAATGAACATGAACACTAAAATTGAAAAAATGAAACAAACAAAAAGAATGTACCAAGCGGCTATGGCAAGTTTGGTATTTGCATTATGCTTAACTTCTTGTCAAAAAGAGACAGAAACAACAGGAGAAGATCAGGAATCAGTGATCAATCAAGAAACCGATTTTACAACGAAGTATTTC encodes:
- a CDS encoding O-methyltransferase, producing MHFLSPLLENYIADNSQQEPEVLQELTKETHLRVIQPRMITGHFQGRALSLLSKIIHPKTILEIGTYTGYSAICLAEGLQKNGTLHTIDVNEELVDMQRKYFDKSGFGNQIIQHTGDALEIIPELNETFDLIFIDAEKASYDYYFEAVLKKTKPGSVILSDNVLWSGKVVEPLNPKDKVTKILLDYNKKLKEDPRVETVLLPIRDGLTLSRVL
- a CDS encoding GNAT family N-acetyltransferase, which produces MKDITIRDAVEKDLPVLLAFEQGIVSAERPFDPTLAEDPISYYNIEKLMTDSASKVVVACVGEKIAGSGFATILPAKNYLAHEEYVNLHFMYTDPEYRGKGVNALIMNTLKEWAHRKDIKEIRLTVYQDNIPAIKAYEKVGFKKHIIEMRLV
- a CDS encoding phosphatase PAP2 family protein, giving the protein MFDKLLTWDRETFIYLNSLGIEEYDQFWSIATNISTWIPLYVLFLFLVMYKRSKEEKIKKILTAVLMLLFVLLLTGVTKELVGRIRPSSDAEINTLIRIIKGSNGFSFFSGHSAYSFALTTIVVLFIKDIFKWSWVFYIWPIFLAFSRIYVGVHYPVDLITGAIVGILSGDLFYGIYLKFIAPYSRSNHHE
- a CDS encoding MFS transporter — translated: MKSLKLILFNPRYFAPAWSFATLNILFGTWATYIPEIKEDIGLDKASLGFAIFFLSLGNFTIFPVASRLINKIGVGKSVWYGLLLICLSSILPFIALNYYTLIAGLYFYGAANGFLDISMNTLVTEIEKEDDQNFMSAAHGFFSLGGVIAGIGSFLIVIVDNRMLHICGVAALLVVTSALLRKNYIHIISPPIEKEAFKIKNFKPLFLLGVISFVIMGSEGAIIDWSGIYLQEINLAPEKYIGLGFLAFSVMMTLGRFLADGISAKIGSIKIVILGTLLAIGGFFLVLSGILVVTILGFALIGLGFSAIIPELFRIGGKVKGVASSQGIAFIAGTGVSGFLLGPVVLGFLAESYSLRISFMLLLVCSITVLAASLLLKQKRGA
- a CDS encoding twin-arginine translocase TatA/TatE family subunit, with the translated sequence MLTTHFLFISGGEIFFILFIVVMVFGADKIPDIARGLGKGMRQLKDATEDIKQEIQKSADKQGINTDFTKDIKNQIDKVKENINDVTGTIKRK
- the kynU gene encoding kynureninase, with translation MKFENSLEFAQKLDQVDPLKKYREEFHFPKVDGKPVIYFTGNSLGLQPKRTQKIVDEVMTDWAQLAVEGHFYAEKPWWDYHERLAAPLAKVVGAKTAEVSVMNTLTVNLHLLMVSFYRPTQKRFKIICEEKAFPSDQYMLTSQVKFHGFDPKDAIVEVKKREGEHHWRTEDVIAKINEVGDALALVLIGGVNYYNGQVFDMENITKAGKAAGAFVGWDLAHGAGNVELKLNEWNADFAAWCSYKYMNSGPGNASGVYINEKHLNNPDIPRFEGWWGTKKETRFLMKPEFEPMENADAWQISNAPILAIAPYLASLTMFEEVGMPALLKKRDTIVAYLEYILHEIDAEVSSSFEIITPEDRGCQLSVLLHGQGKSLFNYLMKNGVITDWREPNVIRLAPAPFYCSYEDMYRFGQLLKKGILALEKENS